In Amycolatopsis endophytica, the following are encoded in one genomic region:
- a CDS encoding ABC transporter ATP-binding protein — translation MSLTADAITKQFVKDDSAVVALREFSLDIEQGSFVTLLGRSGCGKSTLLNMLAGLTEPSSGEIRYHARRLDGPETSIGYLTQHDTLMPWRDVLRNVEMPLEIRGTDARQRREIALELIKRVGLSGFEKHYPRELSGGMRRRASLARMLAGAPETLLMDEPFGALDAQLRTELQEELLRLWQGSGQTVVFVTHDIEEALMLGDRVVVLGSLGAILLDREITLTRPRSADDLRVDPEFVSLHRELAGALKEAVS, via the coding sequence ATGAGCCTCACCGCGGACGCGATCACCAAGCAGTTCGTCAAGGACGACTCGGCCGTCGTCGCGCTCCGCGAGTTCAGCCTGGACATCGAGCAGGGCAGCTTCGTGACCCTGCTCGGCCGCAGCGGGTGCGGCAAATCGACGCTGCTCAACATGCTCGCCGGGCTCACCGAACCGAGCAGTGGCGAGATCCGGTACCACGCGCGCAGGCTCGACGGCCCGGAAACCAGCATCGGATACCTCACTCAGCACGACACGCTGATGCCGTGGCGGGACGTGCTGCGCAACGTCGAAATGCCGCTGGAGATCCGCGGGACCGACGCCCGCCAGCGCCGCGAGATCGCGCTGGAACTGATCAAACGCGTGGGACTGAGCGGATTCGAGAAGCACTACCCGCGTGAGCTGTCCGGCGGCATGCGGCGCCGCGCCAGCCTCGCGCGGATGCTCGCCGGCGCACCGGAAACCCTGCTCATGGACGAACCGTTCGGCGCGCTCGACGCGCAACTGCGCACCGAACTGCAGGAGGAGCTGTTGCGGCTGTGGCAGGGCAGCGGCCAGACCGTCGTGTTCGTGACCCACGACATCGAGGAGGCACTGATGCTCGGCGACCGCGTCGTCGTGCTCGGCTCGCTCGGCGCGATCCTGCTCGACCGCGAGATCACCCTCACCCGTCCCCGCTCCGCCGACGACCTGCGCGTCGACCCGGAATTCGTGTCCCTGCACCGGGAACTGGCCGGGGCACTCAAGGAGGCCGTCTCATGA